TTGGCTGGGATTAAATACAATAAGGTGAGGTTTCTGGAGACCTCTGCCTGGAGATGGGACTATAATTGAAAGTCCAGTTGAACAAAAGCCTAGATAAGAACAAAAAGTCTAACAAAATGGAAAGGGTCCGTATAATCCTATCAGTGCTCCTCCAGCTGGCCTCTGGGAGTAGCCAGGCTCCCAGATTGTTTACGAAGATTCAGGCTTTCTCTGTCAAGGTCCTTCTGGCTACTCAGAAATGTGATGGAGTGCTATTGTATAAGAAAGTGTAACGAAGGGCACAGTTTGGGAGAAACCTGGGAAATCTGCACAAATGGATACAAAGTGACCATGAGAGGCACGGAGAGCATGATATAACAAGAGCACAAAGAACTGGGACTGGGCAACATGCTGGCCACCACGATTCCAGAAGACTCATGCCGAACGAGACATACTATCCATCTCTTGATAGTGAGGTCATTATCTCAGTGCAGGCGCAGATTGGGGCACAAGCTCCATTCCTCCCGCCTTCCTCCAAAAAACCTaggtggtttttttctttcctcccgcCCCATTCCACCCACATGTGATGAGCTCATGACATTGTCCTGAAGTTAGGGAGAAGGGCTCCTTGGCTAATGACCTACAAGTATTCTAGGATTGACACAGAATTGGGTTAATCTAAAGGCCTAGGGGAAAAATAATGGGAGTTTCTTTTGTTGATTGTTCTATGGGACCTGAGCTTTAGTGTTCCCTGAGAGGCTGACCTCTGCTTTTTCAGGTCTTAAACTAGAGAGGAAAGTTATGGTTGAAGAACTTTCTCGAGCTGAGTTTCTGAATCCTGAGAAGTCCCTAGTTTCAGTATTCCTGGCCCCAGAATCCCTGCTGAATCTGCACTTTCTACTGTGTAAACTGTCCTCAGGCCTTTCTGGGTGTGGACTTTCTCCCCGTGGATCTATAATTTCTCAGAATAGAAGCTGagaaatgatctggaaaagaatcAAAGCtcaataaagggaaaagagataaaGTTGATTGCCACTGAGCAATGTGTAGGTGGGAGAGCAGGGGACAAGGCCTGGGATTTTGGTGTGGgatgtcagaaaaaaagaagcctCAAATATTAAAGAGGGTGAAATAATGGGAGATCTAGAAGGCTTTCCCAGATCTGAAGGGGTTTTTCCCTGCCTTGCTGAGTTCAAGGGATTGATAGGGAGGAACAAAACTGCAAGgactggggggagggaggcaCAGGATCAGGGAGGCCAACAGGGTTGGCCTTTTCCTGGAAACCTGGCCATGTTCTCCACCTGGCTTGGACAAGTCTAATGGAGAAAAGGCCTAGATTCAGAGAGGAATCAGAAACCATCCCTGAAGTTCTAAATGGCCTGGTTGGACTGATCAAAGCCCCTCAGCGCCAACCAGAGGTCTGCTTTATGAGTCCTGGTCCTATTCTGAGTGAAGTAAAGAGCAAGCCTGGGGATATATATCCCCACATTATCCCTTTACTACACCCATTatagtcattataattatattacattatatttatctCATCCCTTCAGTTTACACACACGTTTGCAATCTTTTATATTAACTACACAAAGAGGTTCTAAAAATCTTGGGGTTATAGGCTGATAgaaggtacagtggatagtgtcagccctggagtcaggaggacttgagttcaaatatggcctcggACAttcaacacttcctagttgtgtgactggacccgtcacttaatcccaatagccttccaaaaaaaaataaaagaaaatttttgggGTCCCTTGGATCTAATCTTTTCCCTTCAGCATCCATAATTcaaaaaatagaagggaatttgAGTGTTCACCTGCCACAAACTCATGGTTTCCCCAGATCCAAAGGTTCTGGCCAACCGGTATCAAACTTagaataagcaaattagaagagagATTGATTCATTTTGAGGGCAGGATCACTAAAGTGGGAAGGGGGTTTGGGTGAGCAATGACTATGAGATCCCGAGGACAGAAATGACCCAGGTCTTTGAAGGAAGTCGAGTTGGTAATCTTGGGGGCAGAACTCAAAAGTTAAAATGAGCATGTATGGTCAGAAGCTCAGAAAGTGCAGGAGGAGACAGAAGGAGTTTTAGGGACAAAGGTGATGAGTTGTTTTAGCCCAGGGTCAGTCCTAGAAAAAGACACATAAGTATTAGATAAGGATAATAAATTAACCAAACAAATCTGGCTAGAACAAAGGGGGAGCTATTAAATGGAAAGAGCCCAGATCTCTACTCTTTTCTAATGTTCCACCCTGCAAGATAATTGGGGTGAATGAATTTACAGCTCAGAGCTGTTGGGAGGACCTAATGAGGTAATAATACTAATTGAAAATTTACAAAGTTCTAACTATATGTCAGACATGGGGCTAAGAATTTTACAatcatctcatttgctcctcGATATAACCCTGGAAGGTAGTGCTAttgttagccccattttatagattaaggaAAGTTAAAGCAAACTGACCTCTGGGTGATACTCATATCACCTAGACTATATCTTTTGGGACATCCTGCATATAAAACTCTTATGCAAATATAagatttctaaaatgtattattataatgACTAGTACAGAAGTCTTCTGGAAAGAACAGGTTTTAAAATCAAGGAGACTCGCACAGGATGTTTTCTTACATTTATggttttgagcaagtcatttaatcactaGGCTTTCAGACATCAATcgataaacattcattaaactaTGGATGCTATACTAAGCAGTGGGCATACGAAAAGAAGCAGATGAATGGATGGACTTAGCTGCCTATTTGTCCTTGTGTGGATCAGACCCGGAGGCCAGAACCTGGCCGGAGAGGGAGGGTCAGGTTTTCAGGATCCAGGGCCCAGCTGTAACTTGTGGAGCGCACAGTCCCTGAGCGCTCTGCTCTCCCCTCTCTCTGAGTGAGTCCCAGTGCGGAGAGGGCCAAGCCAGAGGCCTAGCAGGCAAAGCCTGAAGAGCCCTGAAAGTCTATGTTCTCCTGAGATAGACAGAAACACAGTATACACTGATAGAGGGATTGCTGTGGAGAGCGGACGTGTGCAGAGCTTCTGGAAGCTTGTGAAGCACTTACAAAGCTCCTGTGAGTGAAGGACTAtaggtattatccccattttacagatgaagctcAGAAAGATTATAGAAATTCCCCAGAGCTAACACAACACAAAAGGGTTGGGATTCATTCTTTTCTCCACTattttcattccctttcttcctctcctaatAGAAGCAGCGGTAGTGGTTGCTCTGGCCCACCCTCATAGTGTTCACAAATGTTTCCCGAGCTCAAGAAAGAGCCTTCAGCAGGCCAGAACTCCTAGATCTGGGAGCCAGGGGCTGGAGAACTCCTGGAGACACAGAAGAGGTCAGAAGGCTCAGCCAGAAGCTTTTTCTCCCAAAGCCCTGCTTTTATGCTAGGGCAGGTGGGGAAGCTTAGAAGGCTAGACCCGGGAGAAAGCCAGCTCCGGTGAGTTCTAGAGCGAGGGCACCTGAGGTGGCTTAGGAAATGACCCTCTGCCTGCGCTGCTCATGGGGAAAAAGAATCACCTCGCTTGCCTCCCTCTCTGACAGCTCAGCACCCCCAATGCGGGAGAAGAGCCACTGGGGAAAGCAAACATAGATTAGTGAATAACCCTGCCAGGCTTTCCTAGAAGAGGGGGCTGCTTGTGGCACCGGGGCCAGAGCTTGGGCAGCCACTGCGTCCCAGCCAGGAGGGGAGGAGACTGGGATCCTGGGGCTACAGTGGGGTCCCCGTAAGAGGCAGGGCCAGCCCGGGAACAGGGCACTGTCAGTCAGACAGCTCCCTTCTCTCACCTCCTCCAGGGATCCTAAAAAGCCCAAGGCAGCTGACACCAGCAGAACTCTTAGGAAACTTCAGTCTGAGGGCAGGTTGTCCCATTGATCCAAACCAGAAAGCCAGACTCATGGTGAAATACGATGGCAGCTTCTTGACCCCTGGCATACCCTGCCCCATTCAGAGTTGGGAGGAGGGACCTCTGAGGGAGCCCAGCAATCCCTCTTTTCCCAACTGCCCCCAAATCCCCTTGAGGGACCATTTGTCCAAGGCCCAGCATAAACTCTGATCCAATTTGAGAGCAGGAAGGATTCTTAGCTGCCCCCGAGTCACAGGTTGTACTTGGGTTTTTGGGGGTTTGGGGTGTGGGATCCTTGGGAGTTTGTATTAGTAAAGGGAGAGGGGTAACTTTCCAAAGTAGGCAATCGTTTAGCTTCCCAGGGGTCCACGGAACTAGCTGTTCAAGCTGGACTCCCCACACCTGCCAGGTATCTGCATGAGCCTTCCTGAGGCGGCGGAGTTGATCCTCACACTGCCCCCCCAGCCCAGAAGCCCCCCAGTCTGTCCCCGTCTCTGTCGAGCTGCTCTGGGCATCTGTTTTCAGTTAGAGATGCTGCTCCAGGCACTTCTGACTCAGCGGGAAAGAATTAGGGATAAGAAAAGGAACTTGGAGCAGCCCTTCTGCTAGGTGCCCCGCACCCGCCCAAACACACAGCCTCCTTCCACTTCCACCTGGCACCTGGAGGGTTAAAGGAACCTGGGCCAAGCTGGGCTGTGCTGGCTGGGTGTCAGGGTGGTTGCTGCACTACTAGCAGTGAGGAAATCCAGACAGCAGGAGCAGCATTGCTAGACGGGACCCTGCTGCCTAGCCTGGCCACTCCACTAGGATGACCCAGAGGAAAGGTAAGGCAGGGGGGTGGGAGGGTGGACAGGGGTACCCCATGCCCTGGAGACTGAGCAGGCTCCTATGGGAACTTCCTGCAGAGATAGACACCTTCCTCCACCCCCGACTTCTTTACTCCAAAATTGAAAGCGGGAGCATTGCTTGGGTCTCCtggttttctcccttttctggGGAACAAGGGCTCTCTGTATCCAACTTCATCTTTCCAGGGACCCCACACCATGAACGGTCTATCCAGGTGCCTGGGTGCAGCCTCCAGCTCGGGGCTAGCTAGATTCCCATGGCTAGGGTGAGGAGGGGGAAGATGCTAGTATTCAGGCAACAAGCCCCCCAGAGCAGGGGAAGGATAGCAAGACTCCCAGGTGGTAGGTCCAGCCTCTCAGATGGAGAGGTGGCAGTTTGTGTGGAGCCAGGAATGTGGCTGTGGGGGGCCAGGGAAGGGCCCTGGAGGGTCTCTGGGCTGCTGCTTGGTTCTCTCTCCCCCATATACACATGGTCTTAAAGGAACAGAAGTGAATTTGAAGCTATAGGGGCTTATCCAGGAGCAGAGGGTAAGCTGAGGTCTTTGCCAACATCTCAAAAGGATTAAATTCCTATTTGGAGAAAATAGGAGTTTTCCCCTCCCTGTCAATCAGCCCCTTGGCCAGTGCTTTAAGGAGGTCCCTCTCCCAGCCATTCTGAGCCCTCAGAACAAGAGCAGGCTAAAGAGGGGGTAAGAACTCCCCCAGCTCCAGGCAGCGTCAGTGGATGTGCTTAGAGGATAACTGAGCCCCCTTGCATCTGCTGGGGCAGTCCAGGGTTCCCATAAGGGGCTCTAGTTCTTGGCCAGCCTTCCTCCAGCAGGACTGGCAGCTGGAAACCCAGAGTCCCTTAGCACCAGTCTCGTGCCTCAGGGGATAAGGACCCCTTCTGGTCTACAGAAGAAGTAGCATTGCACTCTGAGGCAAGAGAtcaaggttcaaatcctggctctgctacttagCTGGGTGACATACACCTAAGCCTCTgtgaacctcaatttccccatttaaaGCCTTCCATGAATGGGCTGTAGGCATCCCTAAATACTACCTTGCTTTCATCGCCTTCTGCCATGAAATGATTCCATTGCCAATCCCATTGCCCCTAAAGCACCTACCTGGCTCTTTGTATGCCCCCTGGCCAAAGTTTTTAGGGTCTGAGGATATCCAACACTCCCTTGTGACTGGAAATTAGGAGTCCCCACAAACAATGCCCTTTGAGGGAGTGGAATGAGTTAGATTCAAAAccagatcagagttcaaattccagtcttttccttccttcctattcagTATGACCACTTCCATGTCTATAAATAAATCTGTCCAGTGCTTGCTTGAGTTTGGACAGATTCCTTCACCCACTGGGCCCCTGTTGCCTTctgtgtaaaatgaggttaaGACTAGATTTCTAGTCTTTGAGGTCCGTCCCACTTCTAAATTCTGACTCTGTGGATTTCATCACTGTTTATTAAGAACTACATCCTAGGCGCCCAAGAGAGAAAATGGGTAACAAGATTTGGCCATTCACTAGGATGGAAAAGAAGTGAGATCCCAGGAACAAAAATGCAGGGAAGGAAGCTCGTGTTCTAGCGTGGAGGGGACAAAATACGTAAAAGTGCAGCATCCTTTTCCACTGTGGACTCCAGCATCCTGCTTTCTGGCTTTCTCCACCCCTCTCCCACTCTGAGCCTCCATGAAGGCTCAGGTCTCCAAGCCCCAGGCGCGAGAGCTAAGACGGGGTATTTTTATAGAACTTCTCAGGCCACATACCCTGAAACTTGGGGCCCCCGATGTCCCCACAAATGTTACAGGGGGAACAAGAGAGAGCCCTGGTCTGAAGAACGAGGGTGGGGATAAGGTGCTCCAATAGGGAGACAGTAAAACGCACCCCAGACTCAGAAGGATGCACTCTTTGTCTCTCCGAGGTATGAGGTCAGAGAGGGGATGGAACAAGGGGCTGACCGGGATGGAGATAGGGCAGGTGTTCTGAGGTGGAGCCCTGGCTCTGGAGGAGGACTCTTGCACAGAAGGACAAATACATGCCCATCAAAACAAGACGTGCTTGGGGCTGCATGACGATGTATGAGCTTGTTTCCTCCAGTAAAATGACAGGAGGGGAAGGTGTAATCAATACATTCACAAGGGGAAAGCGCCacagaaaaagaactggaaatgtttGGGAGATTTTTAAGAgaaccaactctttcattttagagGTTTTAGAAATCGGGAGATCCCAAAAGGACCGTCAGGAATCATACTGAGTGGGAGTGAGGAGAGAGATTGGCTGACTCCCCCAAAGCCGTGTTTCCTTTCACAGCCAAGATGGCTGTTTTACCTGTATTAATTTGAATGGGGGAACAGTAGTTGTTGGTCCTGGAGCCATCCCTAACTCAGGTTTTGTCCCGCCCCACAGGAGCCATTCCCCTGGCAGtgcagctgctgctgctcctcTGGGCAACGCTGGGCCCTGGAGCAGGGAGCTCCTCGAGCCCGGAAGGAGCAGAGGCTGGCGATCCCGAGCTCCTCAAGTGCCCGGGGGTCTGCACGTGCAGTTATGATGACTACAGTGAAGAGCTCAATGTCTACTGCAGCTCCAAAAATCTCACTCAGCTCCCCAGTGACCTGCCTGGCCCCACCAAGGCCCTATGGCTGGATGGCAACAACTTCACCACGCTCCCCACGGGGGCCTTCAAAAACCTCTCCAGCCTGGATTTCCTCAACCTGCAGAGCAGCCAGGTGGGCAGCCTCGAGCCGCACGCTTTCCATGGACTCAGGGCCCTCTATCACCTCCATCTGGAGCGAAACCGGCTCAAGTCCCTGGCCCCCAACACCTTCCTGCACACCCAGAACCTGGTGTCCCTGAGCCTCAACAACAACCACTTCAGCAAGGTGGAAGAGGGTCTCTTTGCAGGGCTGTCCAACCTCTGGGACTTAAACCTAGGCTGGAACTCGCTGGTGGTTCTCCCAGACACGCTGTTCCACGACCTGCCCAACCTGCGCGAGCTCGTCCTGGCCGGGAACAGGCTGGCTTACTTGCAGCCCCAGCTCTTCTGCAGCCTCACTGAGCTGCGGGAGCTGGACCTGAGCGGGAATGCTCTGAGGAGCATCAAGGCCAATGTCTTCATCAAGCTGCAGAAGCTGCAGAAGCTCTACCTGAGCCACAACCTCATCAGCACTGTGGCCCCCAGGGCTTTCCTGGGCCTCCGGTCCTTGCGCTGGCTGGACCTGTCTCACAACCGGATCGGCATCATCTTCGAGGAGACTTTCCTGGGCCTCCTCAGCCTGCATGTCCTGCGCCTGTCCAACAACGCCATCAGCAGTCTCCGGCCCAGGACCTTCAAAGACCTACAGATCCTGGAGGAGCTGCAGCTCGGGCACAACAAGATCAGGAGCCTGGGGGAGAGGACATTTGAGGGTCTGGGCCAATTGGAAGTCCTCACCCTGAACCACAATCAGATCCAGGACATCAAAGTTGGGGCATTCCCCGGCCTCTTCAATGTGGCTGTGATGAATCTGTCCAGCAACTGCATCAAAAGCCTCCCTGAGCAGGTCTTCAAGGGGCTTGGCAAACTGCACAGCCTCCACCTCGAGCGCAGCTGCCTCAACCGGGTCCAGCGGCACACGTTCTCAGGCCTCCCTGGTTTACGGAGACTCTTCTTGAAGCACAATAGCATCTCCGAGATCGAGGACCAGAGCCTGATGGAGCTGCACGAACTTTTGGAGCTGGACCTCACGGCCAACATGCTGGCACTCCTCTCCAGTCAGCTCTTCCAGGGTCTCCAGAACCTGGAGTACCTGCTTCTTTCCCACAACCAGCTGGCCCATCTCTCCCCAGATACCTTCAGCTCCCTCCAACGTCTGTTCTGGCTTGACCTCTCCCACAACCACATAGAAACCATAGCTGACAGCCTGTTTGCCCCTTTGGGGAATCTCAGGTATCTCAGCCTCAAGAACAACTCTCTTAGAACCTTCTCAGCCCAGCTCCCAGCCCTGGAACAACTGTGGTTGGAAGGAAACAGATGGAACTGCAGCTGTTCCCTAAAGGGGCTGAGGGATTTTTCCCTGCAAAAGCCCAGTGTGGTGCCTCGCTTTGTCCGAGCCATCCAAGAGCGGGACGACTGCCAGACTCCCGTGTACACCTATAATAACCTCACCTGTCAGAGCCCCCTCGAGGTGGCTGGCCTTGACCTGCGTGATGTGGGAGAAGACCATTTTGCTCACTGTTAACCCCATATCCAACTTTTCCTGAGTGGAACCAAAAGTCTGTGATGGTTATGCTGTGGAACCAATCCCACTTATTCCTTAGGGGTGACCCTTACTGTACCAgccaagaaaaaaagatgagccAGTCCCCTGGTGGTCAAGCAAATAGTGTCTGAACATCTCAGAGAACTATGTGGTGCTCCTTCGGCCTCCATGGGAGACCAGAGCAGACAAAGGGATGACTTTGtagttcaacttctttttttttttttttttttttcatacttccATAGCGTTTCAACTCTAGTAGGGTTGCCTTGGCCTTTGGTTGGCCAAGGTACAAACAAGTTCTTTGGACTTTGCCATTCAACTTGGTCTTCTGTGGGTTTGGAACAGATGGTCACTGGCCCAGTCCCCAAAAGGTCTGTGACCACAAAGAATAGCAAATCACAATGGGGGAAGGGGGGCAGATGAAACAGTTTTTACTCCTATCCAATAAGATGCTCATTATCGATTAAAAGCgatttcacaaaaaaaaagcataacatGTTCTCCTCCTTGAATCAAATGGAGACGATAAAAAGTGAGTTAGCCTAGATCAGAAAGAGTTGCTTCTCATTAGTCTTGACCGATCTTAGAATGCTCAAGTAGAAGGGAACACACAAAGGCCATCCAATTTCCCACACCTTCAGTAACCAAGCACCAATCAGCGTTTCTGATTTTTCTAAAAACTTCTTCAGAATTTACATACTCTGGTACCTACTTTGGAATCTTGACATTCAAATTCTTGTTTCTCATACTTCACCTCTTTTCTTTGGCTGTTTAAAATctctttatgcttttcttttagaATGCAATAGATTAGAACAGGTCAACATTCTTCTGCTAGGATTCTTTCATGCATTTGTTGACTGGTAGTAAATCGagcttttcttttctagattctatcaTTCTAATTCTTTAACTTTATAagatctactttctttttttttccctttttaaaaaaaatttataattataaatataaattttttttcgcagtatatatgcatgagtaattttttttataacattatcccttgtattcatttttccaaattttcccctccctccctctactccctcccctagatgacaggcaatcccatacattttacatgtgttacagtataacctagatacaatatatgtgtgtaaatccaattttcttgttgcacgttaagaattgggttccgaaggtataagtaacctgggtagatagacagtagtgctaacgatttacattcacttcccagtattccttctctgggtgtagttgtttctgtccatcattgatcaactgggagtgagttggatcttctttatgttgaagatatccacttccatcagaatacatcttcatacaacattgttgttgaagtgtacagcgatcttctggttctgctcatttcactcagcatcagttcatgtaaggctctccaaacctttctgaattcatcctgctggtcatttcttacagagcaataatattccataactttcatataccataatttacccaaccattctccaattgatggacattcattcatcttccagtttctagccactacgaaaagggctgccacaaacattttggcacatacaggtccctttcccctctttagtatgtatttctttgggatataagcccaatatcagcaatgctggatcaaagggtatgcacagtttgatcaaattgttaatcttacaaatgaaaagggggatctttccaccactgatgaggaaattagaaaaataataaggagttactttgcccaactttatgccaataaatttgataacgtaagtgaaatggatgacttcctccaaaaatataggctccctagattaacagaggagataaattgcttaaatagtcccatttcagaaaaagaaatagaacaagctattaatcaactccccaggaaaaaatccccaggaccagatggagttacatgtgaattctaccaaacatttaaagaacaattagccctaatgttatataaactatttgaaaaaataggggatggagtcctaccaaactccttttatgacacagacatggtactgatacctaaaccatatagatcgaaaactgagaaagaaaactatagaccaatttccttaatgaatattgatgctaaaatcttaaataagatattagcaaaaagacttcagaaaatcatccccaggataatatactatgatcaagtaggatttataccaggaatgcagggctggtttaatattaggaaaactattagtataattgaccatattaataattaaattaataaaaaccatatgatcatctcaatagatgcagaaaaagcatttgataaaatccaacatccattcctactaaaaatgcttgagagtataggaataaatggactattccttagaataatcaggagcatatatttacgaccatcagtaagcataatatgcaatggagataaactagaacctttcccagtaagatcaggagtgaaaaaaggttgcccactatcaccattactattcaatattgtattagaaatgttagcctcggcaataagagtcaagaaagagattaaaggaataagagtaggtaatgaggaaatcaaactgtcactctttgcagatgatatgatggtatacttagaaaaccccagagattctaataaaaagttattagaagtaattcacaactttagcaaagttgctggatacaaaataaatccacataaatcctcagcatttttatacattattaacaaaatgcaacagcaagagatacaaagagaaattccattccaaacaaatgttgagagtataaaatatttgggaatccatctaccaaagaaaagtcaggaattatatgagaaaaattacaaaacacttgccacaaaaat
This sequence is a window from Sminthopsis crassicaudata isolate SCR6 chromosome 1, ASM4859323v1, whole genome shotgun sequence. Protein-coding genes within it:
- the IGFALS gene encoding insulin-like growth factor-binding protein complex acid labile subunit; translated protein: MTQRKGAIPLAVQLLLLLWATLGPGAGSSSSPEGAEAGDPELLKCPGVCTCSYDDYSEELNVYCSSKNLTQLPSDLPGPTKALWLDGNNFTTLPTGAFKNLSSLDFLNLQSSQVGSLEPHAFHGLRALYHLHLERNRLKSLAPNTFLHTQNLVSLSLNNNHFSKVEEGLFAGLSNLWDLNLGWNSLVVLPDTLFHDLPNLRELVLAGNRLAYLQPQLFCSLTELRELDLSGNALRSIKANVFIKLQKLQKLYLSHNLISTVAPRAFLGLRSLRWLDLSHNRIGIIFEETFLGLLSLHVLRLSNNAISSLRPRTFKDLQILEELQLGHNKIRSLGERTFEGLGQLEVLTLNHNQIQDIKVGAFPGLFNVAVMNLSSNCIKSLPEQVFKGLGKLHSLHLERSCLNRVQRHTFSGLPGLRRLFLKHNSISEIEDQSLMELHELLELDLTANMLALLSSQLFQGLQNLEYLLLSHNQLAHLSPDTFSSLQRLFWLDLSHNHIETIADSLFAPLGNLRYLSLKNNSLRTFSAQLPALEQLWLEGNRWNCSCSLKGLRDFSLQKPSVVPRFVRAIQERDDCQTPVYTYNNLTCQSPLEVAGLDLRDVGEDHFAHC